From Erinaceus europaeus chromosome 9, mEriEur2.1, whole genome shotgun sequence, one genomic window encodes:
- the LOC103127073 gene encoding olfactory receptor 14A16-like, translated as MSEKLANVTVITEFLLLGFPGNQVLQRLCASVFFLVYLAALMGNLLIVTLTSLDQQLQTPMYFFLKNLSLIDICYISTTVPKCIMNTLTNSHSISFVGCASQVFLVIFFAGTEYALLLVMSYDRYAAICHPLHYEAIMNRGACVQMVTVAWLSGCVYGSIHVAGTFSVRFCGPNTVQQFFCDIPSLLTLACAGDQILEYLFIIASCCFAFVCFSLLVISYIYIFSTVLKIPSAQGRFKTLSTCLPHLTVVTLFLSSGFIAYLGSASKSPSSLNLYISILYSLLPPSLNPVIYSLRNRDMKLALAKICHEICHQTYKYLIYH; from the coding sequence ATGTCTGAGAAATTGGCAAATGTGACTGTCATAACTGAATTTTTACTCCTGGGATTCCCTGGTAATCAGGTGCTACAGAGACTCTGTgcctctgtcttcttcctggtTTACCTGGCAGCTCTGATGGGGAACCTGCTCATTGTCACCCTCACCTCCCTTGATCAGCAGCTCCagacccccatgtacttcttcctgaagAACTTGTCTTTGATTGACATCTGCTACATCTCCACCACTGTCCCCAAGTGCATCATGAACACCCTGACCAACAGCCACTCCATCTCCTTTGTGGGCTGTGCCTCTCAGGTTTTCCTGGTCATCTTTTTTGCAGGCACAGAGTATGCTCTCCTGCTAGTGATGTCCTATGACCGCTATGCTGCCATCTGCCACCCTCTGCACTATGAGGCCATCATGAACAGAGGGGCCTGTGTGCAGATGGTGACAGTGGCGTGGCTCAGTGGCTGTGTCTATGGATCCATCCATGTGGCAGGGACATTCTCTGTGCGTTTCTGTGGCCCCAACACAGTGCAGCAGTTCTTCTGTGATATCCCTTCCCTTCTCACACTGGcttgtgctggggatcaaattctggaatatttgtttattattgctagttgttgttttgcttttgtgtGCTTCAGTTTACTGGTTATTTCTTACATTTATATTTTCTCCACTGTTCTGAAAATCCCTTCTGCTCAAGGCAGATTCAAAACACTCTCCACCTGTCTGCCCCACCTAACTGTGGTGACCCTGTTCCTCTCTTCTGGATTTATTGCATACTTGGGCTCAGCTTCAAAATCACCATCATCCCTTAATCTCTATATTTCTATCTTATATTCTCTATTACCTCCCAGTCTGAATCCTGTCATTTACAGTCTGAGAAACAGGGATATGAAGCTGGCCCTTGCCAAAATCTGTCATGAAATATGTCACCAAACATATAAGTATCTAATATATCATTGA